A genomic window from Salvia hispanica cultivar TCC Black 2014 chromosome 5, UniMelb_Shisp_WGS_1.0, whole genome shotgun sequence includes:
- the LOC125191265 gene encoding 6,7,8-trihydroxycoumarin synthase-like — translation MILLLSITLPIILIFYILHKTKPRAVTTLPPGPPPLPLIGNIHQLGRAAEPHIYLHHLSKKYGPIIHMKLATRPLLVISSAKLAKQVLKTEDLTFCSRPNFLGQQKLSYNSSDVAFTPYNERWKEIRKMSHIHLLSNKKVQSYRHVREEEISRMITEISSSTSKEVNLSEVVLSTGIHILSRITFGKRYEEGGSGTKMSGRVKRADVMCKEMDSFYQELIDEHLESKKMEEEEEDMLAELMKLKIDDESSSGLTLDNIKALLMVSLVFKCRESHY, via the exons atgatactactactatcCATAACTCTCCCTATAATCTTGATTTTCTACATCCTCCACAAAACCAAACCTCGGGCAGTAACCACTCTACCACCTGGCCCGCCGCCTTTGCCATTGATTGGAAACATCCACCAGCTCGGCAGGGCGGCCGAGCCACATATTTACCTCCACCACCTCTCGAAGAAATATGGCCCCATCATCCACATGAAGCTAGCCACTAGACCTCTCCTAGTAATATCCTCAGCCAAATTAGCCAAACAAGTATTGAAAACAGAAGATTTGACATTTTGCAGTAGACCTAATTTCCTAGGGCAGCAAAAGCTATCCTACAACAGCTCCGACGTTGCATTCACACCGTACAACGAACGATGGAAGGAGATACGAAAGATGTCACACATTCATCTATTAAGCAACAAAAAGGTTCAATCTTATCGCCATGTTCGCGAAGAGGAGATCTCTCGCATGATCACCGAGATCTCTTCTTCCACCTCCAAAGAAGTGAATTTGAGCGAGGTGGTCTTGTCCACCGGCATCCATATTCTATCCCGGATCACTTTTGGGAAGAGGTACGAGGAGGGAGGGTCGGGAACGAAG ATGAGTGGGAGAGTGAAGAGAGCTGATGTGATGTGTAAGGAGATGGATTCTTTCTATCAAGAGCTCATCGACGAGCACCTCGAATCGAAGAagatggaggaggaggaagaagatatGCTTGCTGAGTTGATGAAGCTGAAAATCGATGATGAGTCTTCTAGTGGTCTCACTTTGGATAACATCAAAGCCCTTCTAATGGTAAGCTTGGTTTTTAAGTGTAGAGAAAGTCACTATTAa